One Dehalococcoidales bacterium DNA segment encodes these proteins:
- a CDS encoding response regulator transcription factor — MNIKGKILIIDDDAEYAKLAQTWLQKAGYEVLVSVDGAEGMRRVFSTRPNLVLLDAMMPKMDGWEVCRRIREMSDIPVLMVTVRADKNDRIKGFGLGADDYIPKPVEFSELIARVQAVLRRTANDTFSTEKSSFHNGELEIDWQSRQVWVRGKRVKLSPTEFRVLACLIKNRGWIVTHDQLLEKGWGPNYIGDNSFVKLYIRYLRQKIEANPHNPQLILTERGVGYRFAFNNDELEHITGDQQDDKTPSFS; from the coding sequence ATGAACATAAAAGGTAAGATTTTAATAATTGATGATGATGCGGAATACGCCAAGCTCGCTCAGACCTGGCTGCAGAAAGCCGGTTATGAAGTCCTGGTTTCCGTGGACGGCGCCGAGGGTATGCGCCGCGTTTTCAGCACCCGTCCCAACCTGGTCCTCTTGGATGCCATGATGCCCAAGATGGACGGCTGGGAGGTGTGCCGCCGCATTAGGGAAATGAGTGATATCCCGGTATTGATGGTAACCGTCAGGGCGGACAAGAACGACCGCATTAAAGGGTTCGGGCTGGGCGCCGACGACTATATTCCCAAGCCGGTTGAGTTTTCCGAGCTTATCGCCCGCGTCCAGGCAGTCCTGCGCCGGACCGCCAATGATACGTTCAGCACCGAGAAGAGTTCCTTCCACAACGGCGAGCTGGAAATAGACTGGCAGAGCCGCCAGGTGTGGGTCCGGGGCAAGCGCGTTAAGCTTTCTCCCACCGAGTTCCGGGTTCTGGCCTGCCTGATAAAGAACCGCGGCTGGATAGTTACCCATGACCAGCTCCTGGAAAAGGGCTGGGGGCCCAACTACATCGGGGACAACTCTTTTGTAAAATTGTACATCAGGTACTTACGGCAGAAAATAGAAGCCAATCCGCACAACCCGCAGCTGATTCTCACCGAGCGGGGGGTGGGCTACCGCTTCGCTTTTAATAATGATGAGCTGGAGCATATTACAGGAGACCAACAGGATGACAAGACGCCCAGCTTCAGTTAA